Proteins encoded within one genomic window of Schaalia sp. HMT-172:
- a CDS encoding zinc ribbon domain-containing protein — translation MKATHTDQLELLELQKLDQKESALLHKRDSHPAHATVREFAGRVADLQRAAISQNAIIADVSRDITRIEDEIGKVSERRKRQQGRIDNNQVPLRDISAMEHEIAQMDRRLSKLEDDQVEAEERLEAARAAQDKMKAEAQAIAADIEHLKAEFEADVADSDEELRRVIAARRALADRLPHSLLEEYEDARRRNGALAVIEVRDGYGIGVAADLSPMELERIRLTPADELYLTEDTSQIVVRTAANTPR, via the coding sequence GTGAAAGCGACGCACACCGACCAGCTCGAGCTTCTCGAGCTTCAGAAGCTTGACCAGAAGGAATCGGCGCTGCTCCACAAGCGCGACTCTCACCCCGCCCACGCCACCGTGCGCGAGTTCGCGGGCCGTGTCGCAGACCTGCAGCGCGCCGCGATCAGCCAGAACGCCATCATCGCCGACGTGAGCCGCGACATCACCCGCATCGAAGACGAGATCGGCAAGGTGAGCGAGCGCCGCAAGCGCCAGCAGGGGCGCATCGATAACAACCAGGTGCCCCTGCGCGACATCTCCGCCATGGAGCACGAGATCGCGCAGATGGACCGGCGCCTGTCCAAGCTCGAAGACGATCAGGTCGAGGCCGAAGAACGCCTCGAAGCCGCGCGCGCCGCGCAGGACAAGATGAAGGCCGAAGCCCAGGCGATCGCCGCCGACATCGAGCACCTCAAGGCTGAGTTCGAGGCCGACGTCGCCGATTCCGACGAGGAACTGCGCCGCGTCATCGCCGCCCGCCGCGCTCTGGCCGATCGCCTCCCGCACTCCCTCCTCGAGGAATACGAGGACGCGCGCCGCCGCAACGGTGCCCTGGCCGTCATCGAGGTGCGCGACGGCTACGGCATCGGCGTGGCCGCCGACCTGAGCCCGATGGAGCTCGAACGCATTCGCCTGACCCCCGCCGACGAACTGTACCTGACCGAGGACACCTCCCAGATTGTCGTGCGAACGGCGGCGAACACGCCCCGCTGA
- a CDS encoding Nif3-like dinuclear metal center hexameric protein has translation MRLSSHSSEPDAPDSAQASWRVRDLMSLMESWYPQATAQPWDRVGLIVGDPDAPVRSLLLALDPTAAIAEQAVAGPHGDGQPYDMVITHHPLLLRGASFLPVTDPKGAVVTRLIRAGISLFNAHTNADVACEGVATALADLIGLRDTVPLEPCGVDAEGHEIGLGRVGTVETTTLGAFADHVASALPAGPTGLLVGGDEAMAVRRVAVLGGAGDSALDVARAAGVDVYLTADLRHHPALEHLEGGSPALLCGSHWATESPWLPVLARRIEAAAAAADVELRVEVSTIVTEPWTSHRVTQGGLA, from the coding sequence GCGACCTCATGTCCCTCATGGAGTCCTGGTACCCGCAGGCCACCGCGCAGCCCTGGGACCGCGTCGGCCTCATCGTCGGCGACCCCGACGCCCCGGTGCGCTCACTCCTCCTCGCCCTCGACCCCACCGCCGCCATCGCCGAACAGGCCGTCGCCGGACCCCACGGGGACGGGCAGCCCTACGACATGGTGATCACGCACCACCCGCTACTCCTTCGCGGCGCCTCCTTCCTGCCGGTCACCGACCCCAAGGGAGCGGTCGTGACACGGCTGATCCGGGCCGGCATCTCCCTCTTTAACGCGCACACGAACGCTGACGTGGCCTGCGAGGGCGTGGCCACGGCGCTCGCCGACCTGATCGGCCTACGCGACACGGTGCCGCTCGAACCCTGCGGCGTTGACGCCGAGGGACACGAGATCGGACTGGGCCGCGTCGGAACGGTCGAGACGACGACGCTCGGTGCCTTCGCCGACCACGTCGCCTCCGCGCTCCCCGCCGGTCCCACGGGTCTGCTCGTCGGAGGGGACGAGGCCATGGCGGTGCGTCGGGTCGCCGTCCTGGGTGGCGCGGGGGACAGCGCACTGGACGTGGCGCGCGCCGCCGGCGTCGACGTGTACCTGACAGCAGACCTGCGCCATCACCCGGCCTTAGAGCACCTCGAGGGTGGTTCCCCCGCGCTGCTGTGCGGCTCCCACTGGGCCACAGAGTCGCCGTGGCTGCCCGTGCTCGCCCGGCGCATCGAAGCGGCGGCAGCGGCCGCCGATGTGGAACTTCGCGTCGAAGTCTCTACGATTGTCACCGAGCCATGGACCAGCCACCGAGTCACCCAGGGAGGACTAGCGTGA